From a single Lolium rigidum isolate FL_2022 chromosome 7, APGP_CSIRO_Lrig_0.1, whole genome shotgun sequence genomic region:
- the LOC124676814 gene encoding mitochondrial inner membrane protease ATP23-like, with amino-acid sequence MASTAGDGGSAPPQTAKVEAASAPEPPPRGPDVMPHEECLSGIRAALNHPTVRFLRERMDQAGCPVWPLLIRAATCAESSGGYASKHGIKVCCNQMRFQDQINQVLIHELIHAYDDCVVKNVDWKNCGQHACSEIRANHLSGDCHYKRELLKGFMKIRGHEPECVKRRSLASVKQNPFCSEAAAKDAIEAVWDICYNDTRPFDRAP; translated from the exons ATGGCGTCGACGGCGGGTGACGGCGGCAGCGCCCCGCCGCAGACCGCCAAGGTGGAGGCGGCTTCCGCCCCTGAGCCGCCCCCGCGAGGCCCCGATGTCATGCCGCACGAGGAGTGCCTCTCCGGCATCCGCGCGGCTCTCAATC ATCCGACCGTGCGGTTCCTCAGGGAGCGGATGGACCAAGCCGGGTGCCCCGTGTGGCCGCTGCTGATCCGGGCGGCGACCTGCGCCGAATCCTCCGGGGGCTACGCCAGCAAGCACGGG ATAAAAGTTTGCTGTAATCAGATGCGATTTCAAGATCAGATAAATCAGGTCTTAATTCATGAATTAATACATGCTTACGATGACTGCGTCGTCAAGAACGTAGACTGGAAGAACTGCGGTCAGCATGCTTGCTCTGAG ATTCGAGCTAATCATCTTAGTGGCGATTGCCATTACAAACGTGAACTGTTGAAAGGCTTCATGAAGATAAGAGGGCATGAGCCA GAATGTGTCAAAAGACGATCTCTGGCTTCTGTGAAGCAAAATCCTTTCTGCTCGGAAGCAGCCGCAAAAGATGCAATTGAGGCTGTGTGGGATATATGCTACAATGACACACGGCCTTTTGATAGGGCTCCATGA